From Hoeflea sp. 108:
AGGCGATGCGGTTGCGGAGGTCTTTTAGCGAGGCCATGCCTTATCCGTCAGTGTCAGGCGAAGTTTTTCGCGAACGTGTCGATGTGCGCCTTGAGCTTGCCGCGCAGGTCGTCGCTGAGCGCCTTCTCGGTGCGGATGCCGTCGAGGACATCCTTGCCTTCGGAGCGCATGTACGCCAGCAGACCCTGCTCGAACTTGCCGACCTTGTTGAGGGCCAGCTTGTCGAGGTAGCCGTTGACGCCGGCGAAGATCACCGTGACCTGCTCTTCAGTCTTGAGCGGCGAGAACTGCGGCTGCTTGAGCAGCTCGGTCAGACGCGCACCACGGTTGAGCAGACGCTGGGTAGCGGCATCGAGATCCGAACCGAACTGCGCGAAAGCAGCCATTTCGCGGTACTGCGCGAGCTCGCCCTTGATCGAGCCTGCAACCTGCTTCATCGCCTTGACCTGGGCCGACGAGCCGACGCGCGACACCGACAGACCGACGTTCACGGCAGGACGGATGCCCTGGAAGAACAGGTTGGTCTCGAGGAAGATCTGGCCGTCGGTGATCGAGATCACGTTGGTCGGGATGTAGGCCGACACGTCGTTGGCCTGCGTCTCGATGACGGGGAGAGCGGTCAGCGAACCGGCGCCGTTCTCGTCGTTGAGCTTCGCAGCGCGCTCGAGCAGACGCGAGTGCAGATAGAAGACGTCGCCCGGGTAAGCTTCGCGGCCCGGCGGGCGGCGCAGCAGCAGCGACATCTGGCGATAGGCGACAGCCTGCTTGGACAGATCGTCATAGGCGATCAGGGCATGCTGGCCGTTGTCGCGGAAGTACTCGCCCATGGCGCAGCCGGCGAACGGTGCCAGGAACTGCATCGGGGCAGCGTCCGAAGCGGTCGCAGCGATGATGATCGAATATTCGAGCGCGCCGCGCTCTTCGAGCACCTTCACGAACTGCGCGACGGTCGAGCGCTTCTGGCCGACTGCGACGTAGACGCAGAACAGCTTTTCCTTTTCCGGACCGGCGACATGGATCGCCTTCTGGTTCAGGATGGTGTCGAGGATGATGGCGGTCTTGCCGGTCTGGCGATCGCCGATGACCAGCTCGCGCTGGCCGCGACCGACCGGGATGAGCGCGTCGATGGCCTTGAGGCCGGTCGACATCGGCTCATGCACCGACTTGCGGGGGATGATGCCGGGAGCCTTGACGTCGACCCGGCGACGCTCGGCTGCAACGATAGGGCCCTTGCCGTCGATCGGGTTGCCAAGGGCGTCGACCACGCGGCCGAGCAGACCAGGACCGACCGGCACGTCGACGATGGCGCCGGTGCGCTTGACGGTGTCGCCTTCCTTGATGTCGCGGTCGGCGCCGAAGATAACCACGCCGACATTGTCGCTTTCGAGGTTCAGCGCCATGCCACGGATGCCGCCCGGGAACTCGACCATCTCGCCCGCCTGGACGTTGTCGAGACCATAGACGCGGGCGATACCGTCACCCACCGACAGAACCTGACCGACTTCGGAAACTTCGGCTTCCTTGCCGAAATTCTTGATCTGGTCTTTCAGAATTGCGGAGATTTCCGCGGCGCGGATGTCCATCAGCCGACCTCTTTCAGTGCAAGCTTGAGCGAATTGAGTTTGGTTTTGAGCGACGTATCGATCTGGCGCGAGCCCATCTTGACGATGAGGCCGCCGAGCAGCGACGGATCGACCGAAACGGAGATCGCGACGTCCTTGCCGGCAACGCTCTTCAGCGCCGTCTTGAGCTCGGTCTGCTGGGCTGCCGTCAGCTCGTGCGCCGACGTCACCTCGGCGGAAACCTCGCCACGATGCTCGGCGGCGATCTTGCGGAAGGCCGCAATCATGCCAGGCAGAGCAAACAGGCGACGATTGCGCGCCACGAGACGAAGGAAATTGCCCGCGAGGCCAGTGATCTTGGCCTTGTCGGCGATAGCCGAAATCGCCTTTTCCTGCTCTTCGCCGGAGAACACCGGGCTCTTGATCAGGCGGTCGAGATCGGCGCTGCCTTCCAGCAGGGCGGAAAAGGCACCGAGATCGGCTTCGACCTTGGCAACGGCATTGGATTCAAGCGCAAGCTCAAACAGCGAGCCTGCATAGCGCTCAGCAACACCGGAGATTGGCGAGGAAGATTGGGTCACGGACCGTCTTTTCTCTTGTCTGACAGGCCGCAAGATTATTGGCGCGAGCGTGAGACTCCGGCTAAATCTTTGACCTTACTGCGTTTTTTGACCCCGGAGCTAGCGACAGCCGCATCCCCCCGGCCGAAAGTCGATTGCCGTCTAGCACAGGCTTTTGAGGACCGCAACACGTCCTCTAACAGGCTCATCGGGCACTATTGTCGCATCCTGGGGATGAATCTGCCGATTCACGGCCAGAAGCCGAAAACGAAGCCCAGAGGCAGGGCCGCCAACGCCAGTTCGATAACGATAGCCACCCAATTATAGGGCGTGTTGGCGCCATCGGACATCATCGCCACGATGCGGCCGAAGGCAGTGAACAGCCAGGACACGCCGAGCGCGATGTAAAGCCAAGGCTGGGCCAGCAAAATCGTGCACAGACCGACGCCAAGGAAGAAGCCGGCCATGGTCGCCCGCCCCTGCGCAATGGCTTCGGGATTGTCGGGCCGTGCCTGGAGCCGAAGAATGCGGAACGCGATTCTCGGCGCGAAAAACAGGATGGCGCCGAACAGCAGCGTCGCAACGGCCGAGCTCCAGGCCAGCCATTCGCCCTGGCTGACCGGCCACGGAAAGGTAAATGCCATTGGATTGTCCCCCGACGGTTGCTGGCGTGAATTTACCCGAGCGCCCGGCAGGCGCAACAGGCGCCGGTATCAGGCGAGCGCAAAATCGACGGCGGCAGTTGCGTGTATTGCGGTGGTATCGAAGACCGGGATATCGAAATCATCCCGGCCGATCAGCATGGTGATCTCGGTGCAGCCCATGATCAGCCCGTCTACGTCGCGGCCCTCCGGCGCGCTGCGCAATCGCTCGACCTCCTGGAGGTAAGCCGCCTTGGACTCGGGCTTGACCACGCCCCGCACCAATTCCTCATAGATGATGCGATGGACGATCTCGCGCCCCGCCTCGTCAGGAACCGTGGCGACGATCCCATGCCCATCCGCGAGCCTGCCCCGGTAGAAGTCCTGCTCCATTGTGAAGCGCGTCGCCAACAGCAAAGGCCTGGAGACGCCTGAAGCCTTCATCGCCTCGGCGGTGGCGTCGGCGATGTGGATCAGTGGAACGGACACCCTTGCCTGGATGTCGTCGGCCATGCGGTGCATGGTGTTGGTGCAGATCACCAGGGCCTCAGCGCCCGCCTGCTCAAGGGTGCGGGCCGCCTCGACCATCATGTCGGTCGCTCCCGCCCAGTCATCCGCATGCTGGCGCTCGGCGATCTCCGCGAAATCGAACGACCACAGCAAAAGCTTGGCCGAGTGCAGCCCACCGACGCGGCGGCGGACCTCCTCGTTGATCAAGCGATAGTAGATCGCCGTCGATTCCCAGCTCATGCCGCCAATAAGGCCGATTTTCCGCATCTTTTCCCCGCCGACAACAGGTGATTGCCAAGGAGTCTGGGCGATAGCACGACACCTCATGCGGGGATATAGCCTCGCCGCTCGTGCCGTCATACGCTGTTGGCGGCTGCCGAGGGGAGGACTTGGCCTGATGACCGTTCCCGAACGCATATCCTGGGCCCTGTCGCATCTTGGCTTCGAACCTGTGGATCGCCTGCTGGAAGTCGGGTGTGGCCGCGGCGTCGCGATTGCGATGATTGCCCAAAAACTTGGCGACGGTCACGTCGTCGGGCTTGACCGCTCCGACAGCGCGGTAAAGGCGGCGAAGGAGCGGAACGTCGACGCCATTGCCTCGGGCAAGGTGGAGATCGTGGAGTCCACGCTCGCCGACTACACCGCCGAGGCCGGTCGCTTCGACAAGGTCTTCGCCATCAACGTCAACCTGTTCTGGCTCGAGGCGATGCGCGAGCTGGCCGTGCTGAAGCCGATGCTTGCTCCCGGCGGCGGGCTGTTCCTGTTCTTCGAACCGCCCGGCATCAGTCAGATCGAGACCATCAGGCGCGCCGTCGAGATCAGGCTGAAGGGTGCCGGCTATTTGGTCGACGAGGTCGTCGCTGGCCCGACGCCGAACACGCCGCTTCTGGGCATCATTGCCCGGCCGGCGAACTGAGCTACAGGAAACTCTGCGGGTCGATATCGACCTGCACGCGCACTGAGCCGCGGACCTTGGGCCCTTCTGAAAGCATCGCCTTGATGTAGCCCTGGATGTCCGCCTTGCGGTCGGCCTGGACAAGCAGGCGGAAACGGTGACGCCCGCCGACCATTGCAAGCGGTGCTTCGGCCGGTCCCAGCACATGCACATCCTGCGCAACCTTGGCGGCACGGCGCAGGCCGCGCGCATGGCTCTCCGCCTCAGCCCGCGTCGCGGCACTGACGATGACGCCAGCTAGCCTGCCGAAAGGCGGCAACGCCGCGCGTTCACGCTCATTGATCTCGCGGTCGTAGAAGGCCTCCGAATCGCCCGAGACAATCGCCCGCATGACGGGATGGTCGGGCTGGAACGTCTGCAGCAGGCCAAGGCTCTTCTTGCCGGTGCGGCCGGCGCGGCCCGTCACCTGCGACAGCAGCTGATAGGTGCGTTCTGCGGCGCGTGGGTCGCCATTGGCGAGGCCCAAATCGGCATCGACCACGCCGACCAGCGTCATGTTCGGAAAGTTGTGGCCCTTTGCGACGAGCTGCGTGCCAATGACGATGTCGGCCTCGCCATTAGCAATGGCTTCCAGCTCGAGCCTGAGCCGCTTCACGCCGCCAAGCATGTCCGACGACAAGACGATGGTGCGGGCCTCGGGGAAATGATGAACCACCTCCTCGGCGATGCGCTCGACACCGGGGCCGCAGGCGACCAGGTGATCGAAGGTGCCGCATTCCGGGCAGGCTTCGGGCCGTTTCTCGTTGTGGCCGCAATGGTGGCAGACGAGCTGGCCGCGAAAGCGGTGCTCAACCAGCCAGGCCGAGCACACCGGGCAGCCGAAACGATGGCCGCAGACCCTGCACAGCGTCAGCGGCGCATAGCCGCGCCGGTTGAGGAACAGCAGCGACTGCTCTTGCCGGCCGAGGTTCTCGCGCATCTTGCCGAGCAGGACGGGCGACAGGAAGCCGCCACGTGCCGGCGGCGACCGGCGCATGTCGATGGTGGCGAGATGCGGCAGCGCTGCTTCGGCAAAGCGCGCCGACAGCACGGTGCGGCGATACTTGCCCTGCTCGGCATTGACCCGGCTCTCGACCGATGGCGTGGCCGACGCCAACACCACGGGGAAGCCGCCGATATGGGCGCGCACCACGGCCATGTCGCGGGCGTTGTAGAAAACACGGTCCTCCTGCTTGTAGGCGGGGTCGTGCTCTTCATCGACGACGATAAGGCCAAGCTCCTTGAACGGCAGGAACAGCGCCGAACGCGCCCCGGCGACGACGCGAACGCCACCCTCCGCCACCTGGCGCCAGACGCGTTCGCGCATGCGCGGCGGCAGGTCAGAATGCCATTCCGCCGGCTTGGCGCCGAAGCGGTTCTGGAAACGTTCGAGAAAGGCCTGGGTCAGCGCGATCTCCGGCAACAGGATCAGCACCTGCTTGCCCTTGTCGAGCGCTGCCGCCACGGCCTCGAAATAGACCTCGGTCTTGCCTGAGCCGGTGACGCCATCGATTAGGCTGACGCCGAAGCGGTCGGCTGCCACCAGTTCGCGCAGATCCTGGGCGGCCGCCTGCTGTTCGCCAACGAGCTCTGCCGTCGCGTAGGACGTGTCGGGCGCCGCCACCACCGGGCGCGGTGGGATCATCACCGTTTCGAACACGCCCTGCGCCTTGAGCCCGTCGACGACGGTCGACGACACGCCGGCCGCATGCGCCAGGCCCGAGCGCGTCCAAGCCATGCCGTCATTGGCCATCTCGAGCACGCGCTCGCGCGCCGAGGTCATCCGGTCCGGGCTCGCCTCGGTGCGCACGATGCCTTCCGTCCATGGCTCGGGATCGAAGGCCTCCGGCGCCCGCAGGATCATGCGCGCCACCATGCCAGGGGGCGAGATCGTGTATTGGGCTACCCAGTCGACCAGACGCCGCATATCGGCATTGACAGGCGGGCAGTCGAAGACATGGGC
This genomic window contains:
- a CDS encoding F0F1 ATP synthase subunit delta, producing MTQSSSPISGVAERYAGSLFELALESNAVAKVEADLGAFSALLEGSADLDRLIKSPVFSGEEQEKAISAIADKAKITGLAGNFLRLVARNRRLFALPGMIAAFRKIAAEHRGEVSAEVTSAHELTAAQQTELKTALKSVAGKDVAISVSVDPSLLGGLIVKMGSRQIDTSLKTKLNSLKLALKEVG
- the atpA gene encoding F0F1 ATP synthase subunit alpha — protein: MDIRAAEISAILKDQIKNFGKEAEVSEVGQVLSVGDGIARVYGLDNVQAGEMVEFPGGIRGMALNLESDNVGVVIFGADRDIKEGDTVKRTGAIVDVPVGPGLLGRVVDALGNPIDGKGPIVAAERRRVDVKAPGIIPRKSVHEPMSTGLKAIDALIPVGRGQRELVIGDRQTGKTAIILDTILNQKAIHVAGPEKEKLFCVYVAVGQKRSTVAQFVKVLEERGALEYSIIIAATASDAAPMQFLAPFAGCAMGEYFRDNGQHALIAYDDLSKQAVAYRQMSLLLRRPPGREAYPGDVFYLHSRLLERAAKLNDENGAGSLTALPVIETQANDVSAYIPTNVISITDGQIFLETNLFFQGIRPAVNVGLSVSRVGSSAQVKAMKQVAGSIKGELAQYREMAAFAQFGSDLDAATQRLLNRGARLTELLKQPQFSPLKTEEQVTVIFAGVNGYLDKLALNKVGKFEQGLLAYMRSEGKDVLDGIRTEKALSDDLRGKLKAHIDTFAKNFA
- a CDS encoding class I SAM-dependent methyltransferase; the protein is MTVPERISWALSHLGFEPVDRLLEVGCGRGVAIAMIAQKLGDGHVVGLDRSDSAVKAAKERNVDAIASGKVEIVESTLADYTAEAGRFDKVFAINVNLFWLEAMRELAVLKPMLAPGGGLFLFFEPPGISQIETIRRAVEIRLKGAGYLVDEVVAGPTPNTPLLGIIARPAN
- a CDS encoding aspartate/glutamate racemase family protein encodes the protein MRKIGLIGGMSWESTAIYYRLINEEVRRRVGGLHSAKLLLWSFDFAEIAERQHADDWAGATDMMVEAARTLEQAGAEALVICTNTMHRMADDIQARVSVPLIHIADATAEAMKASGVSRPLLLATRFTMEQDFYRGRLADGHGIVATVPDEAGREIVHRIIYEELVRGVVKPESKAAYLQEVERLRSAPEGRDVDGLIMGCTEITMLIGRDDFDIPVFDTTAIHATAAVDFALA
- a CDS encoding primosomal protein N'; translation: MTADSPTRRAAPVLVPMPAERAYSYAVPEGMDVVPGSIVRVPLGPREVAGIVWDGPVEAVDPKKLRAIAHVFDCPPVNADMRRLVDWVAQYTISPPGMVARMILRAPEAFDPEPWTEGIVRTEASPDRMTSARERVLEMANDGMAWTRSGLAHAAGVSSTVVDGLKAQGVFETVMIPPRPVVAAPDTSYATAELVGEQQAAAQDLRELVAADRFGVSLIDGVTGSGKTEVYFEAVAAALDKGKQVLILLPEIALTQAFLERFQNRFGAKPAEWHSDLPPRMRERVWRQVAEGGVRVVAGARSALFLPFKELGLIVVDEEHDPAYKQEDRVFYNARDMAVVRAHIGGFPVVLASATPSVESRVNAEQGKYRRTVLSARFAEAALPHLATIDMRRSPPARGGFLSPVLLGKMRENLGRQEQSLLFLNRRGYAPLTLCRVCGHRFGCPVCSAWLVEHRFRGQLVCHHCGHNEKRPEACPECGTFDHLVACGPGVERIAEEVVHHFPEARTIVLSSDMLGGVKRLRLELEAIANGEADIVIGTQLVAKGHNFPNMTLVGVVDADLGLANGDPRAAERTYQLLSQVTGRAGRTGKKSLGLLQTFQPDHPVMRAIVSGDSEAFYDREINERERAALPPFGRLAGVIVSAATRAEAESHARGLRRAAKVAQDVHVLGPAEAPLAMVGGRHRFRLLVQADRKADIQGYIKAMLSEGPKVRGSVRVQVDIDPQSFL
- a CDS encoding DUF4345 family protein yields the protein MAFTFPWPVSQGEWLAWSSAVATLLFGAILFFAPRIAFRILRLQARPDNPEAIAQGRATMAGFFLGVGLCTILLAQPWLYIALGVSWLFTAFGRIVAMMSDGANTPYNWVAIVIELALAALPLGFVFGFWP